The Lycium barbarum isolate Lr01 chromosome 9, ASM1917538v2, whole genome shotgun sequence genome has a segment encoding these proteins:
- the LOC132611692 gene encoding uncharacterized protein LOC132611692 has protein sequence MVSLEGASRSDEPMSSPRISFSSEFLDEKNFICITPNEQAEKERKYQQERARSAAEFEFLSNKLTSEKMITADELFFEGKLRPYWQMHYAEKLNKISLKTEHAEEEILNNTEVKSKEETRPINWFIDEDPSPRPPKCTVLWKELLRLKHKRASSLSPCSSTSSSSSSSSLADISVPDHEKSKVQGIKEKHVKRIKKDLERSKSESLRVRPVIHMPICTQGKNTARPPLFSLKKGRAIER, from the coding sequence ATGGTTTCCTTAGAAGGTGCCTCTAGATCCGACGAGCCTATGTCTAGTCCCCGAATTTCCTTCTCTTCAGAATTTCTTGATGAGAAAAACTTCATATGCATTACTCCAAATGAACAAGCAGAAAAAGAGCGAAAATATCAGCAAGAGAGAGCGCGAAGTGCAGCAGAATTCGAGTTCCTTTCCAACAAGTTAACCAGCGAAAAGATGATCACAGCGGACGAGCTGTTCTTCGAGGGTAAGTTACGTCCATATTGGCAAATGCATTATGCTGAAAAGCTCAACAAGATTAGTTTAAAAACTGAACATGCTGAGGAAGAAATATTGAATAATACTGAGGTGAAGAGCAAGGAAGAAACTAGGCCAATAAATTGGTTTATTGATGAGGATCCATCTCCTAGGCCACCAAAATGCACTGTTTTATGGAAGGAGTTGTTAAGATTGAAGCACAAAAGAGCTTCTTCATTATCACCTTGTTCTTCtacttcttcctcctcttcttcaagTTCTCTTGCTGATATATCTGTACCAGATCATGAGAAAAGCAAAGTTCAAGGAATCAAAGAGAAGCATGTGAAGAGGATTAAGAAAGATTTGGAGAGAAGTAAATCAGAAAGTTTAAGAGTTAGACCTGTGATTCATATGCCAATTTGCACACAGGGAAAAAACACTGCACGGCCACCTTTGTTTTCCCTTAAGAAAGGAAGAGCAATAGAGAGGTGA